GGTCCAGAATTTCCAAAGCGTTATGTTGATACAACTTTTCTTGCTAACGGAACCACAATTGCAGGTCTAATCCCTCCTCCTGGGAAATAACCTACATATAAAGAAACTTTTAAAGTTTTTAAAACCTCGCAAATTTCATTTGCGGGGTTTTTTTATACTCAAAGCTCCCCACATGTTTATAGAGGGAAATTAGGTCTTAAAGACGTCTTAACTCCTTAGGAGGCTCTTTGGGAAGTATTCAGTTAAACTCTCATTATTAAGCTATGTTCCCACCACGGGAGCCATCCGCAAGCTAGAAAGTCAACGTGACAATCTCCTCAATGAAAACAAATAAACTCGCGTCTAGCTGTTCTTAAAGAAAGACTGGAAAATCATAAAGCATCAACGAATCCTTACAATTAACACATCCTTTACAGCTGTTTTTACTGATGTGCCGGATACAGTCTAACCACTCTAGTATCAAACAACCTCCTTTTTAAAAAGAATCAGAACTACATTTTATTAAGATTAATTAACGTTTTAACTTATTTATTTTTAACAAATTAAACATTAAAATATTAAAAATAAATTTTCGTTTTTATATAGTTTTATGTTTTTAAAAACTCATGACAATGGGATGGATTTTTATGCGGATACTGCCCACCATCACAAACTACTCAAAGACGCTTATGTGCGGGGTATTGGTAGTTTAGAAGATCCTATCAAACGCATAACAGTCAACGGAGAATCGCTAAAATCAAATTTACTAAGTTCTCTCCCTATACTAGGGACTATTCGAGGTTTAGCGTGCCTGTATAGTATCTGGGGGGTAAAAGATCGAAGCCGTGATACACACGCTAGCTTAGCGATTCACACGACCGTTGGCACTATAGAAGCTCTAGGACTAGGGGTTATTCTTATTCCTATAAAAATCATCATAACCGTAATTTTGGCTCTTGCTCAATTGATATGTAGTTCAAAAAAGAAATTTGGAAAAGCATCTCCCGCAGAACTAAAAATGAGGTTCCAACATGTACTCAGAGATCGCAGTATTTACTAAGAATCTCTACATAATCCCGAGCAAATCCATAAAATCATATCCCCAACAAAAATACAGCGCCCTTTCTCTGTATATTAAATAGACTAACTAATAAAATGCCTACGACTTACCTACACAATCTTGAGTCATCATGCCCAAAATGTATGTATCTTCAGCAGCATTTTTCAATGATTTTGTCCATAAGCATGACTTCATTTCTTCGGCATCCTCACGAGGATGTTATACGCTAAAATCTATTAGCAGACGGCTCACAATAAACACTTTTCCCCATTATTTCCCTTTAAATAGCGGGTCTTTTCAATCTGCTTTGCTCAGCGCTATTCCCATCCTAGGAAATATCCGCGGGTTAATTAGTCTCTACAGCATCTGGTGCGTAAAAGATCGAAGCAACGATTCTTGGTCAGGACTCATCATACACACCATATTAGGTATTTTAGAAACTCTAGGCCTAGGAATATGTCTCCTAGCTCTTCGAATTGTTCTGACGGTGCTAAGAGAGATTATATATGGCGCTACGCATCTCGCTCACGTAATCCATAAAAAAGTCTGTCAAAACACACAGTTGCGGAAATAATCCTAGAAATAGCTCTTATATCTGGATTACCCCTCACCTCTATTCTGATTTATCTTTAACGCCCTAATAATTAAAGTATTATAATCATGTTTCATTATTTGGCAGATTGATGTTTTTATACGCTAACTCCTCAGATTTTGTAGACTCCCGAAATCAAACACCTAAGTTAATTTCAAGCGCGTTTGTCCGTACACCCTACGGACTAAAATCTGTTAAAAAGAGCTTAACGATAGTTCTTGATACAGAAGGTCAATACAAATGCCCTGATCTTTTCTCTCTACGTAGTGGTTCTTTACTCTCTGCCGTATTAAATGCCGTGCCTATATTAGGAAATATCCGAGGATTAGCAAGGCTCTATAGTGTGTGGGCAGTAAAAGATAGAAGTAAGGAAGCAAAAGTTTCTCAAACCATACATACCGTCCTCGGTATCTTAGAAACCCTAGGTTTAGGAATACTTGTCCTGATATTTAGAATCACAACAACTTATATTCTATCTGCAGCAAAATATTTTGGAATAATCACTGAACAAGGTGTTGATGACTTTTTTAGATACCACGCTTCGTAACAAACTCTAAGAGGTAAAGAGAGTAAATCACGCAAGCGTCAAAAGCTGAAATAGTATTCAAGAACCATCAAAACAGAATTTTCCCTGGAAAGATTCTAGATCAAAAAGCATTAAGGAGTATATTATTTCTAACGTTGACCATCCTAATCAGAATCGTATCTTATGTAATGGATCGTTTTGTTAGAATCCCCACAATCAAACGCACCCTGTTTTTCGCCCTCCACGGATCCTACGGAGCTCTCGATTACATGATTTAGATAGGCCTTTCAAGTATCAAGGAATATTATTTTGTGTCTAAAAATTTATGATTCTTCTTTCGACTTTGTTGTAGGGACCAGCCGGCACTCAATAATCTTGCAAAGTGCTTATGTTCGCAAAGCCTCAGGATTAAAATCTCTAGCCAAACGTTTAACAGTTCAGAGATCTCTCAAAAACCCTCTCAGCTCCGGATCTCTAAGAGTCGCCGTACTAAATTCCATTCCCATATTAGGAACTATCCGTGGATTAGCATGCCTATATAGCATCTGGGGAGTAAAAGATAATGACGAGAGCTCCAAATGCTCCTTAGCAATACATACCTCTTTCGCCATCTTAGAAACTCTAGGTCTTGGAATTGTCGTCTTGCTAATTAGAATTGTTATTACTGCCCTTATACGCCTTGCTTATGTGCTGACAGCACCCTCTGAAGAGCTTTAGGGATATAAACCCTAAAAAATAAGCCCTCACAGGGCATTCTCAACTTTTTTAAACTCATCCTTCCCTTAAAACCGCCTAACACATAAGCTGTTGAACTTTTATTTTTTTTAGAGGCGATTTTATGTTATTCACAACCTATCAAAACAGTCGAGACTTTGTTAATCAAGCTCGCAACCATCCAAAAATCCTTGTTCTCAACTACTCTCGTTGTCCAAAAGGGCTGGAAAACTATATTTACTCTGTCACACTATACGATTGTGATGCTGTAAAATCAGCACTTCTTACCTGCATACCTGTGCTAGGAACCATATTAGGATTAGCAAGACTTTATAGCGTTTGGTCAGTAAAAGACAGAAGTCAAGACTCTTGTAAAGAGCTGACCATTTATACACTCATAGGTATCATGGAGACTTTAGGTCTTGGATTACTTTTACTACCTATCAGAATTATTGCCTCTATCATCTACCTAGCTATAGCCTTCTTTACTGGATTATGCTCAAAACCCCTACCCAAAGAACTACGGTAAAGAGGTAAGCTGTTAGTCGGGCGTTTAATAATCACACATTCTTGTTAAGCGCCCCGAATCTTAGCACATTAAAATCAAAATTATAACAAGCTTTGCATTTAACATTCTCTTTATTAGAATCTTGGGGTTTATTACTTAGGAGGCCCCATGTTTCTATGCTCATTCCCAGATAGCTTCGCATTTATACGAGGCATTCAAACACATCCAAGCGTAATTAAAAGCGCCTATGTTCGTGGTCTATATAAACTGAACTCCTTTGGAGGACATTTTCTGATGTTAGACTGTAATTCGCTAAAATCTGGCCTATTAAGCTGCGTTCCTATCTTAGGAACGATACGGGGAATAGCGACTCTCTACAGCATATGGGCAGTAAAAGACAAAAGCAAAGACTCCTGCTTTAATTTATTCGCTCACACCGTCTTGGGTGTTCTTGAAACCTTGGGATTAGGCATAGCAACGTTCCTAGTTAGAATCACAACAACAGCTCTTATAATTCTAGGATTTGTTATAGCACTCCTCATAAACTCCGGAATTCGCCACATAATATCCCGTGAACAAAACAGTGATATTGCTCAAAAGCAATAAATCTAATTCTCAGCAGCGCTTAGTTGCAAAGTATTGTATTAAGCGCTTGCCAATCTTAGATCCTAAAAAATCTTCAAAAACAACCAATCTGATTAACTCGCATCGACACGAAACGATATTAAGGCACTGTGTTTGCCAAAGCGCCAACACTCAGCAATACTGAATTTATAAAACACTATATTAAGTCCCAATCTCTTTCAAAAATTTTTATACAAACAAAATATAATAACATTGCATTTTAACAAAAAAACAACGAGACTGCTTCGGCATTTTCATTACTAGAGGTCTCTATGAGATTATTTTATGCAAAAGCGGCAGATCTTTACTGGGATACTCAACAGTACCCAAAAATAATTACAAGCGAGTTTCTACGTGGTATAGATGGGTATCTCGATAGAATCTCCGATGTTTGTATTATTTACAATAAAAAGGATGTAACCGAAGCACTATTAAACTGCGTACCTGTGCTAGGAACTATCCGCGGATTAGTAAAACTACACAACTTGTGGGGATTACAAGATCGATCCAAAGATGATCCGAAGAGGCTAGTCTTTCTCACTGTATGCGCAGTATTAGAAACCCTGGGATTAGGTATTGTTTTACTAATTCTAAAACTCATATGTACATTTTTTAATAAAACACGTTGCTTGTGCTCATAAGCGAGACGTTTGGCAAAAGAAGCATACCCAAAAGAAAATCTAGCATATTAAAGAAAATGAACTTTTAAACTCACATTAACGTCATTTCTTTACCTTTAACCACCTGATTATTAAAATATTCATCTCATCCATATTATTTAAAACCTCCCCATCTTTTCTTTGTGGGAAGGTAAGAGAATACATAGGGAGACTCCATACACAAACCCAACCTCATTAAATAGCCAATGATTGATGGGGTTGGTCCTCTGTACACCCACTTATAAACTAAAGGACAAAGGTGCTGACCAACGAAATTATCTTTATTATACAAACGGTTCTTATAGTCATTTCCGGGATAATTTTTGCTTCTAAAAGCACAGGATGGTTAACAGGGTGGCTATCTCTGTTATCTGTCATTATGAACATATTTGTATTAAAACAAATCACCCTTTGTGGTCTGGAAGTTACCTCTGCGGATGTGTACATGATCGGTATGCTCTCCTGTCTAAACTACTCTAGAGAACTCTACGGGAAAGATAAAGTAAATCATGCCATGATAGGATCGTGGATCATCACAATCGCTTTTCTCTTAATAGCACAACTACACCTTGCGCTGGTCCCCTCACCAAATGATAGCTCACAACAACATTTCCTTGCCTTATTCTCACCGACTTTCAGATTAACAATAGCCTCCTTAGTCACCCTAGCTATTGTTCAAGTTATAGATCTTGCCCTCTTCGTTTATCTTAAAAACTTATTCAAAGGTAAAGCTTTCGGGACCCGATCTGCAATATCTCTCATCTCTTCACAAGTCCTCGATACCCTCTTGTTTTCCTTCCTAGGTCTCTATGGATTGGTAGCAAACCTTACCCACGTGATTCTCTTCTCCCTAATCACGAAAATTGTGGTGATTGTTATGTCTCTACCCATAGTTATGATCGGAAAATTTCTAAAAATTAAAAGAGGTATTCAAAAATCCTCAATATAAAGAACATTCGTAAAATACTTTTTTGATTGAGAAAGTTAATCACAAAAATCCGCCTATATTAGGAACTATCCTAATCTTCACAAGTATCCCTTGTGCTTCCTCCATAAATTCTATTTACAGGAAAAAACGTGCCCGGTACGCTTATTTTCCTGTTTTCAAGTGAGATGTAAAACAGTATCTTTCCTTAGGAATCATAGAATTCAGGCTCCTAATCGTGGCGTTAAAATTTCATGTCCTTCATCAATCTAAAAGGTCTCGAGCTCGTGTCGGAAGAATAGAAACTGCTCATGGGATTATAGACACCCCAGCCTTTGTTCCCGTAGCAACTAACGGCGCTTTAAAAGGCGTTGTTGACCATAGCAATATTCCCTTGATGTTTTGTAATACCTATCATCTTTTAGTCCATCCAGGAACAGAACAAATTGCCGCTATGGGAGGCCTTCATAAATTCATAAACAGAAACGCTCCCATCATTACCGATTCGGGAGGATTTCAAATTTTTAGCCTTGCCTATGGTTCCGTAGCTGAAGAAATCAAAAGTCGTGGGAAAAAAAAGGTCGCCTCATCCATCTTAGAAATTAATGATCAGGGCGTTTGGTTTAAATCCTATAGAGATGGTCATAAGCTCTTTCTTTCTCCCGAGGTTTCCGTACAAGCTCAAAAAGACCTCGGAGCCGACATTATCATTCCCTTAGATGAGCTACTACCTTTTCATTCTGAAGAAAAATATTTTTTATCTTCGTGCTCAAGAACTTACGTCTGGGAAAAGCGCTCTTTAGATTACCATAAAAAAAATCCTGGGTACCAGTCTATGTACGGGGTAATTCATGGGGGTATCGACCCTGAACAACGAAAAATAGGCTGCCAATTTGTTGAAGATCATCCCTTCGATGGATTCGCTATTGGAGGAAGTTTAGGGAGAAATCTTCATGAGATGGTCTCTGTTGTTGATGTAACAACCAACTACCTATCTAAAGAGCGTCCTGTGCACCTTTTAGGTATTGGAGATCTTCCCTCAATACATGCAACCGTAGGGTTCGGAATCGACTCTTTTGATAGCTCCTACCCAACGAAAGCCGCGCGTCATGGTTTGATTCTATCGTCTCATGGGCCTATAAAAATCTTAAACCACAAATACACCAACGATCTCTCCCCCATAGATCCGGAATGTACATGCCAGACATGCGCATCAAACATCTCCAAAGCCTATCTCCGTCATCTTTTTAAAGTACACGAACCTAATGCGGGTATTTGGGCTTCTATTCACAACCTACACTATATGCAAGAGGTCATGAAAAATATCCGCACACAAATCCTAAATGACGAAATTTAATACTCCCTGATCTAGTATTTTCCTTAAAACCAACTAAATTCAAATAGTTTATAGAATTAAAAAACTATAGAGTTTTTAAAAATCGCCTCTTGAATTACCATAAAATCAAAACGATTTCACTGACACCCTCTCCCTAGAGAAAATAAAAACAACTTAATCTCTAAAGATACTATGAGGGATTTTTAAACAAAAAGTTCCTCAGTTCATTTCTAAAAATAGTTTCATAGAGAGCATTCTAGTGAATATTTTCAGGTACAAATATACAAGTAATTCAGATTTCTTTTTTGATAATCAAAATGCTTACTGGTTATTTAAAGAAGGATTTGTAAGAAAGCAGACCCATATGCTACCCAGCATGGCAGAATGGGAAATAAATATCATGAATCTTGATGATATCAAAGAGCTACTCATTCGCTGTGTACCTATAATAGGAAATATCCTAGGAGCTGGAAAACTCTACAGCGTATGGTCTACTAAAGACTTTGAAGATCGATGCCAGGATATCATCTTCCACACAATATCCGGAGCCCTAGAAACCCTCGGACTAGGCGTAGCCGCATTAATACTAAAAATAGTTGTCACAGGGCTCTTTTATATTACAGAGCTCCTCTCATGGATCATGTATAAAATCCTTTCCTCAGCCATGTCTAATCAACAATTTGCTGAAAGATTTTCATTTATCTTCCCAAACTAAATCAGGAGGATAATTTTTAATACTAGGTCTCCCTAAAATGGGGAATAAGACTAAGCAGAACTCTATAGCATATGCTAAAATCTCATGAACAGTGGGGTGGCAAAACCGTCCTGTTACTGTTTCTTAACATACAAACCCATTGCGGCGATTCAAATTTTTTCATTACATTCTTGACTACACCCTAAAGACTATATCACCTAAAAACAAAGACTTATAAAGTAATTATAACCATTTTTTTATTATAAATAATTACTAAAACCTATTTTTTTATTGATTTTTATAAAAAAAGCAGACAAACTATTTGCCTCCAAAAAGTAATACGGCAATGTACCTATGTTTATCAATAAATACGGAAATAATTTGCAGTTTTTAACGCAAACATCGTCGCAGCTATCCCTATTTCGCTTCGGTTTTGTGAGAGAAGCGGCCGGAATTCGAAACATACGAGATGAATGGGACCCAGCAATACACCACTCCCCGTTCATATCATCCTGCGACAAAAGATCTTTAGAATTAATGAGACCTATGCCGATCTTGGGGACAATCCTTGGGTTAGGAAGAGTATATAGCGTATGGTCCACAAAAGACAGCGAAGATGATATCAAAAATAAAATTCTCCATACTGTTACGGGAATTGTTGAAATCTTAGGACTAGGTATCGTTCTACTTGTAGCTAAAATCCTTGTTTGTGCAATGTTAACTCTGTTTAGAAAACTAGCGTCATGCTGCCGTGGTTCAAAAACCACGGATCTAGAATCTCCGGAATCCCCCAGAGAACTTTCTGATCCCCAAAACTCACCCTTTGCAAATATGTTCAGCACTTTAACCACAGATGCCCCAGAAAATGAGCTATTCCTAAATATGGCCTCCAGTGGGATGGAGATCTTGTCAAATGTAGCGAACAATCCTGCTTTCATGAACGCTATGGAAGGAATACAAGAAGTTGCTGCTAACATGCTGGCATCCTCACAACCTGCTGAATCATGAGAACATTACTTTCCGGAAGAACGGTTATAGTTCTGTAAACTCTTATTCCTAAAGAATTTGCAAGAAAAAATCCAAATGATTCTCTTCTTCCACTTACTAAAAAGAAGAGAATCCCTAAAGACTATCTCTTTTTAGTTCCTGATAAAATCAATAAGCAAGAAATAGCGCAAAACGCTAAAGCTGACGCCATGGGAATGGTAATAAAGCCAAAAATAAAGAGCTTCGTTGAACAGGAAACCCTTCCACAAATATCTATTGTCATTCCTGAAATTTCTTGAAGGCAAATTTGATAAATAGCAATTGCCATGCCTATAAGAGATAAAGGAAGCGTATAAATCTTTATGAAGATGTCATTACGATACGTTGCTATTCCTAAGATAATCGATAAAGGAAATAGGCAAATTCTTTGGTAGTAACATAAAACACAAGGCTCAATGTTTAATATGTAACTATAGTAGATGCTCGTTAGAGTTCCTGTGCAGCAAATTAACCAAGCAAAATATAAACCATAATTACGAAGAAGTTTAATCATTGCTTTCCTCTGTTGCTTGTAAATGGCGGACCTGTCGAATCACACGCTCTAGCTCATCAAATGTAGGATCCTCTATTAAATAGTCGCCAACAACAGCTGTGGGTGTTGCTAACTGCCCTCCTAATACTTGAGATCCATAAATATTATTCTTTTTAATTTGTTCTTCATACTGACGAGCTTCCACACATTGCATTAATCCCTTTGGGTTAATGCTGCGTCCTGA
This window of the Chlamydia sp. BM-2023 genome carries:
- the tgt gene encoding tRNA guanosine(34) transglycosylase Tgt, with product MALKFHVLHQSKRSRARVGRIETAHGIIDTPAFVPVATNGALKGVVDHSNIPLMFCNTYHLLVHPGTEQIAAMGGLHKFINRNAPIITDSGGFQIFSLAYGSVAEEIKSRGKKKVASSILEINDQGVWFKSYRDGHKLFLSPEVSVQAQKDLGADIIIPLDELLPFHSEEKYFLSSCSRTYVWEKRSLDYHKKNPGYQSMYGVIHGGIDPEQRKIGCQFVEDHPFDGFAIGGSLGRNLHEMVSVVDVTTNYLSKERPVHLLGIGDLPSIHATVGFGIDSFDSSYPTKAARHGLILSSHGPIKILNHKYTNDLSPIDPECTCQTCASNISKAYLRHLFKVHEPNAGIWASIHNLHYMQEVMKNIRTQILNDEI
- a CDS encoding queuosine precursor transporter yields the protein MTNEIIFIIQTVLIVISGIIFASKSTGWLTGWLSLLSVIMNIFVLKQITLCGLEVTSADVYMIGMLSCLNYSRELYGKDKVNHAMIGSWIITIAFLLIAQLHLALVPSPNDSSQQHFLALFSPTFRLTIASLVTLAIVQVIDLALFVYLKNLFKGKAFGTRSAISLISSQVLDTLLFSFLGLYGLVANLTHVILFSLITKIVVIVMSLPIVMIGKFLKIKRGIQKSSI
- a CDS encoding disulfide bond formation protein B, whose amino-acid sequence is MIKLLRNYGLYFAWLICCTGTLTSIYYSYILNIEPCVLCYYQRICLFPLSIILGIATYRNDIFIKIYTLPLSLIGMAIAIYQICLQEISGMTIDICGRVSCSTKLFIFGFITIPMASALAFCAISCLLILSGTKKR